From the Ictalurus furcatus strain D&B chromosome 19, Billie_1.0, whole genome shotgun sequence genome, one window contains:
- the st8sia1 gene encoding alpha-N-acetylneuraminide alpha-2,8-sialyltransferase, giving the protein MMVCLRFHRSKSVWAAVCVLVLCWLYIFPVYRMPSDKDIVEEVLRQGQAWTKNQTGIDLYRKLVAECCDPKRTFALTKENSQIGKVLWYDGELYHYHTVNNDTYPLFIQDIPFQLPLKKCVVVGNGGVLKNSGCGKEIDQADFVMRCNLPPLSKEYTDDVGRKTQLVTANPSIIEKSFQSLLWSRKAFVESMKAYGSSYIYMPAFSMKPGTDLSLRAYHALADSASNQTVLFANPDFLKNVGRFWKQRGVHGRRLSTGLFLVSLALGVCDEVTAFGFWPFALGLDQQPVSHHYYDNVLPSSRFHAMPEEFLQLWHLHKSGTLRLRLGPCIH; this is encoded by the exons ATGATGGTGTGTTTGCGATTCCACAGGAGTAAGTCGGTGTGGGCCGCCGTGTGTGTGCTCGTGCTCTGCTGGCTCTACATCTTTCCTGTGTACAGGATGCCGAGCGATAAAGACATCGTGGAGGAAGTGCTGCGCCAGGGCCAGGCGTGGACCAAGAACCAGACTGGGATCGACCTATACAG GAAGCTGGTAGCTGAATGCTGTGACCCAAAGAGGACGTTTGCATTGACCAAGGAGAATTCACAGATTGGCAAAGTCCTGTGGTATGATGGCGAGCTCTACCACTACCATACAGTCAACAATGACACCTACCCATTATTTATACAG GATATTCCTTTTCAGCTGCCATTGAAAAAGTGTGTGGTGGTGGGTAATGGAGGagttctgaagaacagtggctGTGGAAAAGAAATCGACCAGGCCGACTTTGTAATGAG ATGTAATCTACCCCCACTGTCCAAAGAATATACTGATGATGTAGGCAGGAAGACTCAGCTGGTGACAGCTAATCCCAGTATTATAGAGAAGAG CTTTCAGAGCTTGCTGTGGTCTCGCAAGGCTTTCGTGGAAAGCATGAAAGCTTATGGCTCCAGCTACATCTACATGCCTGCCTTCTCCATGAAGCCTGGCACAGACTTGTCCCTGCGTGCCTACCATGCGCTGGCTGATTCAGCGTCCAACCAGACAGTGTTGTTCGCCAATCCAGACTTCTTAAAGAATGTGGGACGCTTCTGGAAGCAACGTGGTGTACACGGCAGACGTCTTTCCACAGGCCTCTTCCTGGTGAGCCTGGCACTGGGAGTGTGTGACGAAGTGACAGCGTTCGGCTTCTGGCCTTTTGCACTGGGCCTCGACCAGCAGCCTGTCAGTCACCACTATTACGACAACGTGCTGCCTTCATCTAGGTTCCATGCAATGCCGGAGGAGTTCCTGCAGCTCTGGCATCTCCACAAGAGCGGTACCCTGAGATTGCGCCTGGGCCCCTGCATTCACTAA